DNA sequence from the Parasphaerochaeta coccoides DSM 17374 genome:
ACACATCCATCCTTCTCACAGGCAGGGATGTGGAAAAGATGGACGACGCTGAACTGATTAAAGCCGTAAGGACGTGCGACCTGTTCGCAAAGCTGTCCCCCGCACAAAAGGAACGTGTCGTCAGTGCATTCCAGGCCGCCGGTCACACGGTGGGCTACATGGGCGATGGCATCAACGATGCTCCAGCCCTGCGCCAGGCAGACGTAGGCATTTCAGTGGACAGTGCCGTGGACATAGCCAAAGAAACGGCGGACATCATCTTGCTGGAAAAAGACTTGATGGTACTTGAGAAAGGTGTCATTGAGGGCCGACGAACCTTCGGGAACATCGTGAAATACATCAAGATGGCGGCAAGCGGAAATTTCGGTAACATGATTTCCGTCATGACGGCCAGCATCTTCCTGCCTTTCCTGCCAATGCTTCCCGTGCAGCTTCTGACACAGAACCTTCTCTGTGATTTCGCTCAAATGGGCATGCCCTTTGACAGCGTTGATGATGAGTATGTCAGGAAACCCCGCAAATGGGAAACAAAATCAATCAAGTCATTCATGGCATATATGGGGCCGCTGAGTTCTATATTCGACATCCTGTGCTTTGCCATCATGTGGTGGATTATCGGCGCAAACAAGCTTGCGCTTGCTCCTCTGTTCCAGTCCGGCTGGTTCGTGTTCGGAACGGTGTCGCAAGTCCTGGTCATCCATATGATTCGCACGGCGAAAGTACCGTTCTTTCAGAGTAGGCCGTCACGTCCACTACTCATCTCTACTGTTTTGGTTGCTATCGTGGCGTTCGTGGTCGGGTTCAGTGGTTTTGCCATCGGTATCGACATGATGCCCCTTCCGGCATCCTTCCTCCCATGGCTCGCCCTCATCCTGGCTGGTTATTTCCTCTGTGCCCAGATGACCAAGAGATTCTACGCCAAACGGTACGGAGACTGGTTGTAAAAGAGGTAGCACCGATAAAATAGAATCGGTCGGCTTTATTGAAGCCGACCGGCACTTTCCACCTTGGAAAAGGTTTCAGGATAGGTTTCAGAATAACCGTGCTTTCAGTTGTCCTATCTGAACTTCGGTCAACCCTACTGTATTCAGCAGATAGCTTTCAGCAACATGACGGATATTCGCGTCCGTGACAGGGTTTCCTGCATTCATCTCAACGAACAGATCGGTGATGATGCCCGCTATCCTGTCATATCTTTCCTCCCCCTTCTGTACAAAGAAATAGTTCCCATAGGTAATCATGTAATCTTCCACTATTTCATTGACGGTCGCATCCATCAAAGCCTCAAGCAAGGCGACAACCATTCCCGCCCTGTCTTTTCCTTCATTGCAATGAATGAGATATGGCCCTTCATGAGCTGCCATGAACAGGAGTCCTGTTTTCAGCTTGGCGGTGAAATCCGCTGAAAAGAAATCAACGTCCATGCTCAGGGGGATGACAGAACCCTGTCCGACCAGTTTTTCATAATAGGGAGCCGCAGGCAGATTAGGAGCCATGCTCGCTTCACTGTCCGCCAGGTTAATCACAGTCTTGACTCCTGCCAGCTCGGCAAGTTTGGCCGCATAAGGCGCCCGTGCGTCATTCAGCACAGGGTTCGCGCTCCGATACAGGCGTCCGGGAGGAATCTTTCCTGCTTTGACATAACGGAAGTTCGCGAATATCTCATCGCTTGCATAAGCAGCGCGTTCTTCGGATTTTTCCAGATGACGGACTTCATATTCCCTGAGATAGCCTTTCTTTTCAGCAAGGTTGATGGAGACGGGAGAGCCAATGACAGCCCCTGTTCTCTCCGCAAAATTTCCATAACTTATAGCAAGCGCAACGTTTCCATTGCTTATCCTTACCAACTGCTGACCTCGGTCAACATCACTGTATGTGGAGACATACGGAGCCGTGAAACTTCTGTCTCCCACGCTGACAGCCAGGATATCCCCCAGAGCGTATCCGGCTTCAGTCATTGCGGATTCAGCAATATCAGCTGTGATGTTTCCGTATTTGTCGATGTCCTGTACAGCCCCCTGTACAGCGACCAGAACAGCTTCCTGCTGTACGACGTCCTGCGCAGACGTTTGTACGGAAACAGGAACTTCCAGGACTGGTTCCTGCCTCTGCACACTTGTTGTCCGACAGGACAACATCAGGACTAGCATGAGCCCCAGGAACATGCGCGGCACACATTTCAACACAAACTTTTTCATTTCCTTTTCTCCTCGGATAACCAGTCATCCGTGACAGATAGCATCCTTCCGGGCATTCATCACATACTACGTGGTTTCCTTGCACAGAACACTATACCGCAACCACACCCATGAGACAATTTCTTTTCTTTTTAGCCAACGTTTTGGCCAACGTGGTACTGGATGACTTATCGCCGGACAATCTGGCGCTCAATGACACTCAGGAGGCAAGATGACCAGCGGGTTCCCGTCATTGCGGCTCTCGCCAAGGAAGGAATCACTTTGGAGTTGGTAAAGTTTTCCGGCCACACCCAGTCCAACCAGGCGTTGGCGGACACGGAACTCGACCTCAATGCCTTCCAGCGCATAGCCTTCCTCGCTCATAGCGGCTCTTTATGTTGACTTTGTCCTGGAGTATACGCCTTAATGAGAGACAAGAGAGGCATGCAATGAGTGAGGATTACAACTGTTCCCAGGAAACCATCATTGTCCACGGTGTCACTCCCTACGATTCCCGTACCGGAGCGATAAGCACTCCCATTTACCTGAGTTCAACCTTCCGCCATCCTGAACTTTTTCAATCGACAGGCTTTGACTATTCCCGCTCCCTGAACCCCACGAGACTAGAGCTGGAAAACACCATTGCCCGTCTTGAGAAAGGACGTTACGGACTTGCGTTCGCTTCCGGCATGAGCGCAATATCCGCGCTCATCAAGCTGTTCGCGCCGGGCGACCATATCATTGTCTCGATAGATCTGTACGGTGGTACATATCGCCTTTTCCATGATATCTACGAACCATACGGACTGCACTTCTCCTGGGTGGACACCGACGACCTTGAAGCAACAAAGAATGCCCTGCGACCCGGAACGAAAGCTGTCTTCATTGAGACTCCCTCAAACCCCATGATGAAAGTCACTGACATCCGCGCGACGGCGGATATCATCCATTCCCACGGACAGAAGCACGGGCAGGAAGGATACCTCATTGTGGACAATACTTTTCTTTCCCCTTATTATCAAAATCCCCTGGAACTGGGGGCGGACTTTGTTGTCCATAGCGGGACAAAGTACATTTCCGGACACAATGACACGCTTTCAGGTTTCATTGTTCATGATGACGAGACAATCGCGGAAAAACTCCGTTTTCTCCAGATGAGCGAGGGTGGCACGCTCAGCCCCTTTGAGTCATGGCTGATTCTCCGGGGACTCAAAACTTTGGCCGTCCGCATGGACAGACAGAGCGAGAACGCCTTGGTCGTAGCCATGTGGTTGCAAACTCATCCCAAAGTCGAATCAGTCTACTATGTCGGCCTGCCCGACCATCCCCATCATGAGCTTTCCCTCCGCCAAAGCAAAGGCTTCGGGGGAATGGTTTCCTTCTCCCTCAAAGACTCCGCCGATGTGGCATCTCTTTTGAAGAACATACGGCTGATCCTGTTCGCCGAAAGTCTGGGAGGCGTGGAAACCCTCCTCACCTATCCCATGGTTCAGACTCACCAAGCCATTCCCCCCGACATGAGGGAGCGGACAGGGGTCACCGACCGCCTGATGCGGTTGTCCGTCGGACTGGAACGAGCGCAGGACATAATAGCCGACCTTAAACAGGCTCTGGACTGAGAGCCACAAAGATGCAGAAAATTTCTACCGGCTCCGAGATTCATGGCGGACATTCATGGCATGCACCGGATGCACTGAACGTCCGGCCGAGTTCATGTGCCATAGTCATTCAGTTTTCTCCTGTTCCTGCTGTATCCGGGAAATATATACAGAAGGACTCATTCCGACATGGCGTTTGAAGACTTTTGAGAAATAATAGGAGTTCTCAAAACCAAGTGCCGCGAATATTTCATTGATACGGTTTTCTCCGCCTTTCATCATGCGGATGGCCTCATCAGTCTTTGCAGTGTTCACATATTCAATGAAACTCATTTCACACTGCCGGGAGAAAACGGAGGACAAGTAACCAGCGGAAACCCCAATGGTGGAGGCTACCTCGTCCAGCATGATGCGCGAATGTATATGGCTGTGGACATATTGCTTTGCCCGTTCTATGACAGAATCCTGGACAGTGCCGTAATGCGAGAGATAACAGACAGCATCTTCTTCAAATACCTGGAGCCACCTGAGAAAAGCGGAACGAGTGCCGAGGTACGGCAATACATCTTGGTGGAAAGGATAGACAAGCGCGGAGGAATACTCAGTCTTCAGGCTCACCATGGCATGAGAGGCTATTTCCTCACAAAGCCACGCGACCTGATGCCTTTGGTATGTCTCGGTGGCAATCCGCTCCCTTGCCTTGGATAGATACAGCCTCACGTCGCTGGAGTTCTTGGCATCCAGGGCTGCTGCAATCCGTTCCGTCAAGGAGTAAAGAGGCTGCCGACTGTATACCACGTCCTCCTTGCAGTCCTTTTGTGAAAGATCAGTCTCCCTGATGAAGAAAAGCTTATCAAGCCTGCGCAATTCATCCCGCGCATCCTCAAGCCCATCAGGGCTGTCCTGGACGCCTGTCGCCAGGACATGGGTTGTTATTCCGGTGATTTTGGTGCTTGCATTTTTCAGCTTCACTGTACAGGCTGCCACTCTCGAAGAAAAAGACGAAAGAGGAACATCCCATACCAGGAACTGGAAGGAATGATAAAAAGGTCTCACGCCACATATCGGCATGAAATGAGAAAATGAATTCCCGATGACCTTGCGGGTGATTTCTCCCTGGTAATCATACATACGCTGATAATCCGCGGCGGAAAAACCAGTTTCCGGAGAAATATCCGGATACTGCAACTGGACACATATGAAAGCATGATTGCGGAGCATACCTTTTTCCGCAAGCAAGGTACGGTATCTGGACTCAAGAGGCTCCGGCAAGGTCAACCTGACAAGGATGTCCTGTACATGACCCTGTTCGTCCAGGGAATGCAGGTCAGCGGCGTCCATGCGGAGAAGCTTCCTCCGCGCCTCACATTCAGGTTTGGCACGTTCGATGCACATGGCAAGAGCCGCCGCATCCATTTCCGTCTTCAACAGATAATCGAAAGCATTGTGATGCAGTGATTTCTGCACATAACGGAACTCCTCAAGACACGTGAGCATGATGAAGACCACCTGCGGAAGTTCGACAGTGACTGTCCTGAGCAACTCTATCCCATCCATGATGGGCATGCTGATATCACACAGGACAATGTCCGGCACTTCCTTGCGTATCATATCAAGGGCGGCCTTGCCGTTGCGCGCGGTGCCTATGACTTGACAGTCATGGGATTGCCAGTCCATAAGGAACCTTATGCCGGAAAGGATAATCGCCTCATCATCAACCAGCACGACTTTATACATCCCCATCCTCCCATGGCACGGTAATTGTAACGCGGGTTCCCTGTCCGGGACGGCTTGTGACCGCCAGGCCATATTCTTCCCCGTATGTGAGACGGAGCCGCTCATGGACATTGGACATGCCTATTCCTGAGAACTGGCTGACAGAATTTCTTTTCAATTTCTTCTGCAAGGAATCCACCAAAGTCTCCTCCATGCCTACCCCATCGTCCTCAACAATGATTTCCAGTACATCCCCCTCATGGCGGCACGTCACCGTGATTGTCCCAAATTCTCCGGACGGTTCAATACCATGGTAGATGGCGTTCTCGACAATCGGCTGGAGGGAAAACTTGAGTATCATGGCATGAGCGACATTCCCAGGCATATCAACGATGAAATCAAAAGTCCCGACATAACGTATCTGCTGTATGGCTACGTAATCCCTGACCAGTTCCAGCTCGTTTGCAAGGAAAATACGTTCATCAGTTCCCTTGGAGAGTTGCTTGAGCAGGTTCGAGAGGCTGCGTGTCATTTCCTCTATGCCCTTGTTCTTCTGAACCTTCGCCATCCAGCGTATCGACTCAAGCGTATTGTACAGAAAATGCGGATTGACCTGACTTTGGAGCAAGGCTATTTCCTGCCGCTGCTTCTGCTCATACATCTGCCCTGTAATCTCAAGCAGTTCCTGTATCCGAGTACTCATCTCATTGAGAGTCTTCCCTATTCCCGCAAATTCGTCCTTGCTCGTCTCGATGCTGGCATCATAGGAAAAACCGGAATCAGGCATTCGCCGGATGTGGGCGATGATTCTGTTCACCGGACGGGTGATGGAATGCGACAGGACAACGATCAAACCGAAAGTCACGGCAAGAACCAGAACCACAATGAAGACAAGGGAAATGACAAAACTGTTCGCCTGCCTTCCCATGGTATCCTGGGGAATCATCACATCATAATTCTACATTGTCGGTTCCGGGAAACGGTCTGAGAATCATCAATGACTCCCTTGTGGAGCAAAAGGAGCAGATATGAAGAAAATCACAATGATTGTGCTGGCCATCGTCTGTACGGCGGGAATCCTGATGGCCGGTGGAGCCAAGGAAAGTCAGACATCATCAAGCAGAACCACAATAAAGGTGTCCACCTGGGATTTGAGTTCCAATCCCTCAGTAAGCAACGCGGTAGCCGCTTTTGAAGCAAAGAATCCGGACATCAAGGTCGAGCTCATGGACATTCCCAGCACGGAATATACCCAGAAGCTCTCAATCATGCTGAACGGAGGTTCTGATCTTGATGCCTTCTTCATCAAGGATGCCGACACTACCAAGAGCCTGTTCGACAAAGGGCAGCTCGCTGACATGAGACCATACATCGCCGCGGATTCTTTTGACATTGAAGGTTTCAACGGTCTGACCAAGAACTTCACCATGCCGAATGGAGCGGTCGTCGGTCTTCCGGTGCGTTCCGACTGGTATGTGATGTACTACAACAAAGACATCTTCGACGCTGCCGGCATTGCGTATCCCGGCAACGATTGGACATGGACTGAATTTGAACAGCTTGCAAAGCGTCTGACCAGCGGCAGCGGTGCCACGAAAGTGTACGGTGCGCTTCTCCATACCTGGCAGGCATGTGTCCAGAACTGGGGAGTGCAGGATGGGAAACACACCATCATGGACAGCGACTATTCATTCTTCAAGCCTTATTACGAGATGGCGTTGAGAATGCAGAATGAAGACAAGACCCTCATGGACTATGCCACGCTCAAGACAAGCAACATCCACTATTCCAGCGCTTTCCTTACCGGACGCGTAGCCATGATGCCCATGGGTACATGGTTCATCACCACGGCCATTGATAAAGTGAAGATTGGCGAATCTTCCGTGCGCTGGGGTATCGTCACCCTTCCTCATGCCGAAGATGTCCCGCAGGGCTATACGGTCGGTTCCGCGACTCCCGTAAGCATGAACCAAGCCAGCTCCAAGAAGGATGCCGCGTGGAAATTCATCAGCTTCATGACCGGAGAGGAAGGAGCTTCCGAGTACGCCAAGGCCGGAGCTTTCCCTGGACGGAACAATGAAAAGACACTCTCATCCATAGCAAGCCTGAACGGTATGCCGGAAGGCGCTCTCCATGCCCTGCAAGTGACGAACATCAGCTTTGACCGTCCGGGAGTGGACAAGGTTGCCGAAATCAATGCTATGCTTGGAGAAGAACACTCCATGATCATGTTGGGAGAAGTATCCATCAATGAAGGTCTGTCCACGATGAGCGCCCGCAACAAAGAAATACTCAGATAACCTTCCATTTATTTCCTACCGATGACCCGGCATACCGGGTCATCGTCACTATAGGATACCTTTTATGAACACCACACAGCACCATGACCGTAAAAGAATGTCCCTTGAGAGGCACAATACATTGGTCGGAATCTCCTTCATCCTGCCTAATTTCATTGGATTCGCCTGTTTCACCCTGATTCCCGTCATTTTCTCCTTCATCCTGAGCTTCGCTTCCTGGGACGGTTTCAACGCAATGAAAATCATTGGCTTCGCGAACTTCTCCGGCATATTCAGCGACCGGGTATTCAAGGCCGCGCTTTCCCACACTTTCACATATTCTGTCTTCACCGTCTTCTTTTCCATGCTGATGGCCCTGTTGCTGGCCGTACTGCTCAACCGGAAGGTCATAGGAACCAATTTCTTCCGATCAGCGGTCTTTTTCCCTTATGTGGCTTCGATTGTCGCGGTAGGCGCTGTCTGGAATGCCATGTTCATGAAAGACGCAGGACCAATCAATGCGTTCCTCCGCCTGGCTGGCATAGCCAATCCTCCCGGCTGGTTCGCAAGCGTCGCGTGGGCCATGCCTGCCATCATCATTGTCTCCGTCTGGAAGAACATGGGATATTTCATGCTCATTTACCTTGCCGCGTTACAGAACATACCTCAGTCCCTCTATGAAGCGGCAAGCATTGATGGCGCCAACGCCTGGAACAAATTCTGGAAGATTACCATGCCCATGCTCACGCCCAGCCACTTCTTTGTATTCATGATGCTGACCATCAACAGCTTCAAGGTCTTTGATTTGATTTTCGTATTGACTGGCGGCGGCCCCGGCATTGCTACCAAAGTCCTGGCAAATTATATCTACGACCAGTCATTCACCGCGTGGAATTTCGGCAAGGCGAGCGCGGCGTCCATGATTCTTTTCCTGATTGTCGGAACCATCACGGTGATACAGTTCCGCGCAGAAAAGAAATTCAATGATTTCCTGTAGGAGCGACGCCATGATAGAAAGAAAAAAGCTCAGCACACGATATATCTTCTACGTAATCCTGCTTTTGATTACCGTCGTTACCCTTCTGCCTTTCGCCTGGATGTTCTCAGCATCCCTCAAGCCAGAAATGGAAGTCTTCAGCATACCCATCAAGTGGATTCCCGATAATCCCCTGTGGAAGAACTACTCCCTGATATGGCGCAAGATACCGCTGGGTCTGTTCACGTTCAACAGTGCCAAGCTTACCGTACTGATAACGATTATCCAGCTGCTCACGTCCAGCTTTGCCGCATATGGATTCTCAAAATGCAGATTCAAGGCCAGGGATATTCTCTTTGTCTGCTACATCATCACCATAGCCATCCCCTGGCAAGTATACATGCTTCCCCAGTACATCATCATGCAGAAATTCCGTCTCATAGATACCCATGTTGCGCTCATCCTCATGCAAAGCTTCACCGCTTTCGGGGTATTCCTCTTGAAGCAGTTCTACCAGTCAATTCCAGATGAGCTGATGGAAGCGGCGCGTATCGACGGGCTGTCCGAATATGGAATCTACGCACGCATCGTGCTTCCCCTGTCCAAGCCAGCAATGGCGACACTCACGATTTTCAGCTTTGTGACGGTATGGAATGATTTCATGGGTCCGATGATTTACCTGAATTCCACAAGCCTGAAGACAATACAGCTGGGCATCCGCATGTTCATTTCCCTGTATTCAGCTGAATACAATCTAATAATGGCGGCCTCGCTCGTCGCGTTAATCCCCGTATTCATCATGTATGTCGGATTCCAGAAGTTCTTTGTCCAAGGCGTCGCCACCAGCGGTCTGAAGGTATGAGCCGTGGAACATGTTCATCCCCTTCAACGACACCTGGGAAAGGCCGTGGACATCACCAGGGGCAACCTTCCCGGATACACTGACACGTTCAAGGCATCCACTTTGGTAGAAGGCATCTATCCGCCTATGGACAATATGGAACGGACGAACAAAGAGAACAGACGAATAAAGAGGGTACTATGAAAATATGGCTCAATGATCCCAAGAGTATCATGGGAATGATTCGTTCCCGGAAGCCGGAACTTGTCTCAAGCACCTGCGCGGACGCGGATCTTGCCGCCGATGGCATCTTCACTTTCACCGCCCGATGGGATATGGAACGATGCACCGATCCTGTCCAGTTTCCCGGAAAACCGGACTGGACGTACCGGCACGGAGATG
Encoded proteins:
- a CDS encoding tyrosine-protein phosphatase produces the protein MKKFVLKCVPRMFLGLMLVLMLSCRTTSVQRQEPVLEVPVSVQTSAQDVVQQEAVLVAVQGAVQDIDKYGNITADIAESAMTEAGYALGDILAVSVGDRSFTAPYVSTYSDVDRGQQLVRISNGNVALAISYGNFAERTGAVIGSPVSINLAEKKGYLREYEVRHLEKSEERAAYASDEIFANFRYVKAGKIPPGRLYRSANPVLNDARAPYAAKLAELAGVKTVINLADSEASMAPNLPAAPYYEKLVGQGSVIPLSMDVDFFSADFTAKLKTGLLFMAAHEGPYLIHCNEGKDRAGMVVALLEALMDATVNEIVEDYMITYGNYFFVQKGEERYDRIAGIITDLFVEMNAGNPVTDANIRHVAESYLLNTVGLTEVQIGQLKARLF
- a CDS encoding MetQ/NlpA family ABC transporter substrate-binding protein, which translates into the protein MTLRRQDDQRVPVIAALAKEGITLELVKFSGHTQSNQALADTELDLNAFQRIAFLAHSGSLC
- a CDS encoding sensor histidine kinase, with the protein product MIPQDTMGRQANSFVISLVFIVVLVLAVTFGLIVVLSHSITRPVNRIIAHIRRMPDSGFSYDASIETSKDEFAGIGKTLNEMSTRIQELLEITGQMYEQKQRQEIALLQSQVNPHFLYNTLESIRWMAKVQKNKGIEEMTRSLSNLLKQLSKGTDERIFLANELELVRDYVAIQQIRYVGTFDFIVDMPGNVAHAMILKFSLQPIVENAIYHGIEPSGEFGTITVTCRHEGDVLEIIVEDDGVGMEETLVDSLQKKLKRNSVSQFSGIGMSNVHERLRLTYGEEYGLAVTSRPGQGTRVTITVPWEDGDV
- a CDS encoding carbohydrate ABC transporter permease codes for the protein MIERKKLSTRYIFYVILLLITVVTLLPFAWMFSASLKPEMEVFSIPIKWIPDNPLWKNYSLIWRKIPLGLFTFNSAKLTVLITIIQLLTSSFAAYGFSKCRFKARDILFVCYIITIAIPWQVYMLPQYIIMQKFRLIDTHVALILMQSFTAFGVFLLKQFYQSIPDELMEAARIDGLSEYGIYARIVLPLSKPAMATLTIFSFVTVWNDFMGPMIYLNSTSLKTIQLGIRMFISLYSAEYNLIMAASLVALIPVFIMYVGFQKFFVQGVATSGLKV
- a CDS encoding carbohydrate ABC transporter permease, whose translation is MNTTQHHDRKRMSLERHNTLVGISFILPNFIGFACFTLIPVIFSFILSFASWDGFNAMKIIGFANFSGIFSDRVFKAALSHTFTYSVFTVFFSMLMALLLAVLLNRKVIGTNFFRSAVFFPYVASIVAVGAVWNAMFMKDAGPINAFLRLAGIANPPGWFASVAWAMPAIIIVSVWKNMGYFMLIYLAALQNIPQSLYEAASIDGANAWNKFWKITMPMLTPSHFFVFMMLTINSFKVFDLIFVLTGGGPGIATKVLANYIYDQSFTAWNFGKASAASMILFLIVGTITVIQFRAEKKFNDFL
- a CDS encoding response regulator transcription factor — its product is MYKVVLVDDEAIILSGIRFLMDWQSHDCQVIGTARNGKAALDMIRKEVPDIVLCDISMPIMDGIELLRTVTVELPQVVFIMLTCLEEFRYVQKSLHHNAFDYLLKTEMDAAALAMCIERAKPECEARRKLLRMDAADLHSLDEQGHVQDILVRLTLPEPLESRYRTLLAEKGMLRNHAFICVQLQYPDISPETGFSAADYQRMYDYQGEITRKVIGNSFSHFMPICGVRPFYHSFQFLVWDVPLSSFSSRVAACTVKLKNASTKITGITTHVLATGVQDSPDGLEDARDELRRLDKLFFIRETDLSQKDCKEDVVYSRQPLYSLTERIAAALDAKNSSDVRLYLSKARERIATETYQRHQVAWLCEEIASHAMVSLKTEYSSALVYPFHQDVLPYLGTRSAFLRWLQVFEEDAVCYLSHYGTVQDSVIERAKQYVHSHIHSRIMLDEVASTIGVSAGYLSSVFSRQCEMSFIEYVNTAKTDEAIRMMKGGENRINEIFAALGFENSYYFSKVFKRHVGMSPSVYISRIQQEQEKTE
- a CDS encoding trans-sulfuration enzyme family protein, yielding MSEDYNCSQETIIVHGVTPYDSRTGAISTPIYLSSTFRHPELFQSTGFDYSRSLNPTRLELENTIARLEKGRYGLAFASGMSAISALIKLFAPGDHIIVSIDLYGGTYRLFHDIYEPYGLHFSWVDTDDLEATKNALRPGTKAVFIETPSNPMMKVTDIRATADIIHSHGQKHGQEGYLIVDNTFLSPYYQNPLELGADFVVHSGTKYISGHNDTLSGFIVHDDETIAEKLRFLQMSEGGTLSPFESWLILRGLKTLAVRMDRQSENALVVAMWLQTHPKVESVYYVGLPDHPHHELSLRQSKGFGGMVSFSLKDSADVASLLKNIRLILFAESLGGVETLLTYPMVQTHQAIPPDMRERTGVTDRLMRLSVGLERAQDIIADLKQALD
- a CDS encoding ABC transporter substrate-binding protein, which encodes MKKITMIVLAIVCTAGILMAGGAKESQTSSSRTTIKVSTWDLSSNPSVSNAVAAFEAKNPDIKVELMDIPSTEYTQKLSIMLNGGSDLDAFFIKDADTTKSLFDKGQLADMRPYIAADSFDIEGFNGLTKNFTMPNGAVVGLPVRSDWYVMYYNKDIFDAAGIAYPGNDWTWTEFEQLAKRLTSGSGATKVYGALLHTWQACVQNWGVQDGKHTIMDSDYSFFKPYYEMALRMQNEDKTLMDYATLKTSNIHYSSAFLTGRVAMMPMGTWFITTAIDKVKIGESSVRWGIVTLPHAEDVPQGYTVGSATPVSMNQASSKKDAAWKFISFMTGEEGASEYAKAGAFPGRNNEKTLSSIASLNGMPEGALHALQVTNISFDRPGVDKVAEINAMLGEEHSMIMLGEVSINEGLSTMSARNKEILR